One window from the genome of Coleofasciculus sp. FACHB-T130 encodes:
- a CDS encoding helix-turn-helix transcriptional regulator has product MRRRFTDEGLRQMGNFLRACREAKGLSVHKLSEQTKEYEARFYEGLGEPLPKVLGVSIAAISRIENGNLNKPAPDILWILLDVLKPEHPTENRTLTLEDLLLIGTEAWNPNIGD; this is encoded by the coding sequence TTGAGACGAAGGTTTACGGATGAAGGGCTGCGGCAGATGGGCAACTTCTTACGAGCCTGTCGGGAAGCGAAAGGCTTGAGTGTCCACAAGTTGAGCGAACAGACGAAGGAGTATGAGGCTCGCTTCTATGAAGGGTTGGGAGAGCCATTGCCTAAGGTTCTTGGGGTGAGCATTGCAGCCATTTCGAGAATCGAGAATGGAAACCTGAATAAACCAGCACCTGATATTTTGTGGATACTCTTAGACGTTCTTAAACCCGAACACCCAACTGAGAATCGTACTCTGACGCTGGAAGATTTGCTGCTGATTGGTACGGAAGCTTGGAACCCAAACATCGGAGACTGA
- a CDS encoding endonuclease domain-containing protein produces MASEQNLNKTDFHLPYNPQLVPRAKELRQNMTQAEKKLWYGYLKTFKFRVLRQRPIGNFIVDFYCAELKLVIEVDGNSHFTEEGQNYDMERTQVLEGYGLKVMRFNNSEVLSNLEGVCGQIEGLIPPTPLNKGA; encoded by the coding sequence ATGGCTAGCGAGCAAAACCTCAATAAAACAGATTTTCATCTACCCTACAATCCACAACTTGTACCACGAGCAAAAGAACTCCGCCAAAACATGACGCAAGCCGAGAAAAAACTTTGGTACGGCTACTTGAAAACTTTTAAGTTTCGGGTTTTGAGGCAGAGACCAATTGGTAACTTTATTGTTGATTTTTACTGTGCTGAGTTGAAGTTAGTTATAGAAGTTGATGGAAATAGTCATTTTACAGAGGAAGGGCAAAATTATGACATGGAAAGAACACAAGTATTAGAAGGCTATGGGCTGAAAGTGATGAGATTTAATAATAGTGAAGTGCTGAGTAATTTGGAAGGTGTCTGTGGGCAGATAGAGGGGTTGATCCCCCCAACCCCCCTTAATAAGGGGGCTTAA
- a CDS encoding HAD family hydrolase, with protein MTVQGVILDIDGTLVLSNDAHAQAWVEGFATYGYDVPFEKVRPLIGMGGDHVIPAMVPELNDEDGDGKAVSQKRRELMVNRFAPTLSPTDGARDLILKMQEAGLKLIIATSASSQELSPLLKAAQVDDLLDEATTSSDADASKPAPDIVEAALKKMQMEPNQVVMIADTPYDIESANKAGVGVIAVRSGGFDDNQLKGAIAIYDHPADLLANYDNSPLI; from the coding sequence ATGACAGTGCAAGGCGTAATTTTAGATATCGATGGTACCCTGGTTCTGAGCAATGATGCCCATGCCCAAGCTTGGGTTGAGGGATTTGCAACGTATGGTTATGACGTACCCTTTGAGAAAGTTCGACCGCTGATTGGGATGGGTGGCGATCACGTCATCCCAGCAATGGTGCCGGAATTAAATGACGAAGACGGAGATGGGAAAGCCGTTTCTCAGAAGCGTCGAGAACTAATGGTCAACCGCTTTGCACCAACACTGTCTCCTACAGACGGCGCAAGAGACCTGATCTTGAAAATGCAGGAGGCTGGATTAAAGCTGATTATCGCTACCTCTGCATCAAGTCAAGAACTCTCCCCGTTGCTGAAAGCCGCACAAGTTGACGATCTACTGGATGAAGCGACAACTTCTAGCGATGCCGATGCCTCTAAACCAGCACCAGACATCGTGGAAGCAGCATTGAAGAAGATGCAAATGGAACCCAATCAAGTAGTGATGATTGCCGATACTCCCTACGATATTGAATCTGCAAATAAAGCTGGTGTGGGTGTAATTGCGGTGCGTTCTGGTGGCTTTGACGATAATCAACTCAAGGGTGCGATCGCTATCTACGATCACCCCGCCGATCTATTAGCCAATTATGACAATTCTCCCTTGATCTAA
- a CDS encoding DUF2993 domain-containing protein, which yields MTQDKAGLGEQTLNKLAEMALASQLGIVEELKVQIKTDLSKLSRGEVDFIAININGLIIQKFLPSEELKIEINRISVKPRLALIGKIKLTKPSQGTLRVVISEENLTHAFNSESFQKHLHQSKIFIENRKLSIHIRKVNFSLLADGNIALKSELILDKTGQVQQLAFTATPLIGADGQEIVLQDVNYLEGKELPPQLTDVLVAQVSEVLSLRDFDKKGMSRQFQHIDVVAGKLTLQAAIHIEQIPSS from the coding sequence GTGACTCAAGATAAAGCTGGATTGGGAGAACAAACGCTTAACAAGCTAGCAGAGATGGCGCTAGCAAGCCAACTGGGAATAGTAGAAGAATTAAAAGTTCAGATCAAGACGGATCTAAGCAAACTTTCCCGTGGTGAAGTTGATTTTATCGCTATTAATATCAATGGTCTAATTATACAAAAGTTTTTGCCCTCGGAAGAATTAAAAATAGAAATTAATCGGATTAGTGTAAAACCTCGCCTTGCCCTAATCGGCAAAATCAAATTAACCAAGCCTTCCCAAGGAACACTTCGCGTTGTTATCAGTGAAGAGAATCTTACCCATGCCTTCAATTCTGAATCTTTTCAGAAACATCTGCACCAAAGCAAAATTTTTATTGAGAATAGAAAACTATCAATTCATATCCGAAAAGTAAACTTTTCTCTACTAGCAGACGGCAATATAGCTTTGAAGTCCGAGCTAATTCTGGATAAAACTGGACAAGTTCAGCAACTTGCCTTCACAGCTACACCTCTTATTGGAGCTGATGGGCAAGAAATTGTCCTCCAAGATGTGAATTATTTAGAGGGGAAGGAACTCCCACCACAACTAACAGATGTTTTGGTCGCACAAGTAAGCGAAGTTTTAAGCCTGCGTGACTTTGACAAAAAAGGGATGTCACGGCAATTTCAGCACATTGATGTAGTGGCAGGTAAGTTAACTTTGCAAGCCGCCATTCATATTGAGCAGATTCCTTCCTCTTAA
- a CDS encoding nucleotide disphospho-sugar-binding domain-containing protein, whose product MTHFGVICPPFSGHLNPLAALGRELQQRGHRVTFLQIPDLEASVRSEGLNFYPIGQGIYRPGFLAESFAQLAQLSRLESLRYSVTLCQQVTEMFCRDAPDAIQAAGIEALLVDQLEPAGEVVAESLNIPFITVCCAQAIRRQADVPPFFMGWSYQNTWWARLRNLAAYYLLDRNSEPIQKALNEYRAAWKLPLKQGFSLSCSRLAHISQQPAAFDFPCANLPENFYYTGPFRNASPRTIPFPYERLTGQPLIYASLGTVQSTKQEIFSCIAEACVGLDVQLVLSYGGGMNVEAVERMPGSPLVVEYAPQMELISKARLTITHGGLNTVLDSLSHGVPLVAIPITYEQPGTGARIQWTGTGEVVPSDGLSISKLRGAIQRVLTEDSYSNNAFRLQQAIRQSGGVKRAADVVEQAVGFKHPALSKLTSNVSSVSRSVA is encoded by the coding sequence ATGACTCACTTTGGTGTAATTTGCCCGCCTTTTTCAGGTCATTTGAACCCCTTGGCAGCGTTGGGACGAGAATTGCAACAACGCGGTCATCGCGTCACTTTCCTGCAAATACCGGATCTAGAGGCATCTGTACGCTCAGAAGGGCTAAACTTTTATCCGATTGGGCAGGGGATTTATCGACCTGGATTTCTTGCCGAGTCCTTCGCGCAACTCGCTCAATTGAGCCGCTTAGAGTCGCTCCGTTATTCAGTCACCTTGTGCCAACAGGTGACTGAAATGTTCTGCCGAGATGCCCCCGATGCCATTCAAGCGGCGGGGATTGAAGCACTGCTGGTGGATCAGCTTGAACCAGCCGGTGAAGTTGTAGCTGAATCCCTCAATATCCCTTTTATTACTGTGTGCTGCGCCCAAGCTATCCGCCGACAGGCAGATGTTCCCCCCTTTTTTATGGGCTGGAGCTACCAGAATACCTGGTGGGCGCGTCTTCGCAATCTAGCTGCTTATTACCTATTAGATCGCAATAGCGAGCCGATTCAGAAAGCTCTAAATGAGTATCGCGCAGCGTGGAAGTTGCCCCTGAAACAAGGCTTCAGTCTCTCCTGTTCTCGACTTGCCCACATCAGTCAACAGCCTGCTGCTTTTGATTTTCCCTGCGCCAACCTGCCAGAAAACTTCTATTACACTGGGCCATTCCGTAATGCGTCACCGCGAACAATTCCCTTTCCCTATGAACGGTTGACCGGACAGCCCCTAATTTACGCTTCGCTGGGGACTGTGCAGAGTACCAAACAGGAAATTTTCTCCTGCATTGCAGAAGCCTGCGTTGGACTGGATGTTCAACTGGTTCTCTCTTATGGAGGTGGGATGAATGTAGAAGCGGTTGAAAGGATGCCCGGTTCGCCGCTGGTTGTAGAGTATGCCCCTCAGATGGAATTGATTTCTAAAGCAAGGTTAACCATCACGCACGGGGGACTGAACACAGTACTCGATTCGCTCAGCCACGGGGTTCCTCTGGTTGCTATCCCCATCACCTATGAACAACCGGGGACTGGAGCGCGAATCCAATGGACAGGTACGGGTGAGGTGGTTCCTTCAGACGGTCTGAGCATTTCTAAGTTGCGAGGCGCGATTCAACGAGTGCTTACGGAGGATTCTTACTCAAATAATGCATTTCGGCTCCAACAGGCTATCCGTCAATCAGGCGGCGTGAAGCGAGCTGCTGATGTTGTTGAGCAGGCTGTAGGGTTCAAGCATCCAGCTCTGTCGAAATTAACGTCCAATGTATCTAGTGTATCTAGGAGTGTTGCGTGA
- a CDS encoding translation initiation factor, producing the protein MVDGFIRKMQDALLGNDQDATNYDDREVRPASEDPFGDPGNYGQYGDVRPASEDPFGDPGYQGQYGDVRPASEDPYGDPGNYGQYGDVRPASEDPYGDPADYQGQFGQGQFGDVRPASEDPYGDPADYQGQFGDVRPASEDPYGDPADQESSGW; encoded by the coding sequence ATGGTAGATGGGTTTATCAGAAAGATGCAGGATGCCTTGCTTGGTAACGACCAAGACGCGACCAACTACGACGATCGGGAAGTCCGCCCCGCGAGTGAAGATCCCTTTGGCGATCCAGGAAATTATGGGCAGTATGGCGATGTCCGCCCCGCGAGTGAAGATCCCTTTGGCGATCCTGGCTACCAAGGGCAGTATGGCGATGTCCGTCCCGCTAGCGAAGATCCCTACGGCGATCCAGGAAATTATGGGCAGTATGGCGATGTTCGTCCCGCCAGCGAAGATCCCTACGGCGATCCGGCAGACTACCAAGGGCAGTTCGGACAAGGGCAGTTTGGAGATGTCCGTCCTGCAAGCGAAGATCCCTACGGCGATCCAGCAGATTACCAAGGGCAGTTCGGAGATGTTCGTCCCGCAAGCGAAGATCCTTACGGCGATCCGGCAGACCAGGAAAGTAGCGGCTGGTAA